Proteins encoded together in one Ammospiza nelsoni isolate bAmmNel1 chromosome Z, bAmmNel1.pri, whole genome shotgun sequence window:
- the SLC25A51 gene encoding mitochondrial nicotinamide adenine dinucleotide transporter SLC25A51, which produces MALAAPEEAVCSSGKHYVCGLCAAFTNIAVTFPIQKVLFRQQLYGLRAREAVRQLRRDGLRTLYRGILPPLLQKTTTLALMFGLYEDFSALLLSHARAPELLTRSAAAALAGTTEAVLTPFERVQTLLQDYKHHDKFTNTFQAFRVLRAYGVREYYRGLVPILLRNGPSNVLFFGLRGPIKQSLPEATSYSSHLVNDFICGGLLGALLGFLFFPVNVVKTRMQAQIGGEFQSFSKVLAKIWLERDRKVIHLFRGAHLNYHRSVLSWGIINATYEFLLKLL; this is translated from the coding sequence ATGGCGCTGGCGGCCCCCGAGGAGGCGGTGTGCTCCTCGGGCAAGCACTACGTGTGCGGGCTGTGCGCGGCCTTCACCAACATCGCGGTGACGTTCCCCATCCAGAAGGTGCTGTTCCGGCAGCAGCTGTACGGGCTGCGCGCCCGCGAGGCCGTGCGCCAGCTGCGCCGCGACGGGCTGCGCACGCTGTACCGCGGCATCCTGCCACCGCTGCTGCAGAAAACCACCACGCTGGCGCTCATGTTCGGCCTCTACGAGGATTTCTCGGCGCTGCTGCTGAGCCACGCCCGCGCCCCCGAGCTGCTGACGcgcagcgcggccgccgcgcTGGCCGGCACCACCGAGGCCGTGCTGACGCCCTTCGAGCGCGTGCAGACGCTGCTGCAGGACTACAAGCACCACGACAAGTTCACAAACACTTTCCAGGCTTTCAGGGTGCTGAGGGCCTACGGGGTGCGGGAGTACTACCGGGGATTGGTGCCCATCCTGCTGCGGAACGGGCCCAGCAACGTGCTCTTCTTCGGGCTGCGCGGGCCCATCAAGCAGAGTCTGCCCGAGGCCACCTCGTACAGCTCTCACCTGGTCAACGACTTCATCTGCGGGGGGCTGCTGGGCGCCCTGCTGGGCTTCCTCTTCTTCCCTGTGAACGTGGTAAAGACTCGCATGCAAGCTCAGATCGGTGGCGAGTTCCAGTCCTTCTCCAAGGTGTTGGCGAAGATCTGGCTGGAGCGCGACAGGAAGGTGATCCACCTGTTCCGAGGAGCCCACCTGAACTACCACCGCTCTGTGCTGTCCTGGGGGATCATCAACGCCACCTACGAgttcctgctgaagctgctgtga
- the DCAF10 gene encoding DDB1- and CUL4-associated factor 10 — MSTGPGPEPGSQAAPEPGPEPQPRSHADPADPGPAAPGGLFAWLRGRCLGRGAAVDPARDTFGAMTGLYGAIQPADSVSLSTRTHGAVFNLEYSPDGSVLTVACEQTEVLLFDPISSKHIKTLSEAHEDCVNNIRFLDNRLFATCSDDTTIALWDLRKLNTKVCTLHGHTSWVKNIEYDTNTRLLVTSGFDGNVIIWDTNRCTEDGCPHKKFFHTRFLMRMRLTPDCSKMLISTSSGYLLILHDLDLNKSLEVGSYPILRARRTTSSSDITSSGSSGPRAVGSPCHQNNSGPPSEKTLSRPSQREGGSPRNSLEVLTPEVPGERDRGNCITSLQLHPKGWATLLRCSSNTDDQEWTCVYEFQEGAPVRPVSPRCSLRLTHCIEEANVGRGYIKELCFSPDGRMISSPHGFGIRLLGFDAHCSELVDCLPREASPLREIRSLYSHNDVVLTTKFSPTHCQIASGCLSGRVALYQPKF; from the exons atgaGCACGGGCCCGGGGCCGGAGCCGGGCTCTCAGGCAGCCCCGGAGCCGGGCCCGGAGCCGCAGCCCCGCAGCCACGCCGACCCCGCCGACCCCgggcccgccgcccccggcggCCTCTTCGCCTGGCTGCGCGGGCGCTGCCtgggccgcggggccgccgtGGACCCGGCGCGGGACACGTTCGGCGCCATGACCGGGCTGTACGGCGCCATCCAGCCCGCCGACTCCGTGTCCCTCAGCACCCGCACGCACGGCGCCGTCTTCAACCTCGAGTACTCGCCCGACGG CTCGGTGCTGACCGTGGCCTGTGAGCAGACTGAGGTCCTGCTCTTTGACCCCATCTCTTCAAAGCACATCAAGACTCTCTCGGAAGCTCATGAAGACTGTGTCAACAACATCAG GTTCCTGGATAACCGTCTGTTCGCCACGTGCTCCGACGACACCACCATCGCGCTCTGGGACCTGAGGAAGCTCAACACCAAAGTGTGCACGCTGCATGGCCACACCAGCTGGGTGAAGAACATCGAGTACGACACCAACACCAGGCTGCTCGTCACCTCGGGCTTCGATGGCAACGTCATCATCTGGGACACCAACAG GTGCACAGAGGATGGATGTCCTCACAAGAAGTTTTTCCACACCCGTTTTCTGATGCGGATGAGGCTGACACCAGACTGTTCCAAAATGCTGATCTCCACCTCCTCTGGTTACCTTCTGATTTTGCACGACCTTGACCTAAACAAGTCTTTAGAAGTTGGCAGCTACCCCATTTTACGGGCCAGGAGGACCACGTCGAGCTCAG ATATAACGTCGTCAGGCTCCTCTGGCCCTCGAGCTGTGGGCTCACCCTGCCACCAGAACAACTCAGGGCCGCCCTCCGAGAAAACCCTGTCACGGCCCTCCCAGAGAGAAG GGGGATCACCTAGGAATAGCCTTGAGGTGTTAACACCAGAGGTTCCTGGAGAGAGAGACCGTGGTAACTGCATCACAtcactgcagctgcaccccAAGGGCTGGGCCACGCTGCTGCGCTGCTCCAGCAACACAGATGACCAGGAG TGGACTTGTGTCTATGAATTCCAGGAAGGAGCCCCGGTGCGGCCCGTGTCGCCGCGCTGCTCGCTGCGCCTGACGCACTGCATCGAGGAGGCCAACGTGGGCCGGGGCTACATCAAGGAGCTCTGCTTCAGCCCCGACGGCCGCATGATCTCGTCGCCGCACGGCTTCGGCATCCGCCTGCTGGGCTTCGACGCGCACTGCAGCGAGCTGGTGGACTGCCTGCCGCGGGAGGCCAGCCCGCTGCGCGAGATCCGCTCGCTCTACTCCCACAACGACGTGGTGCTCACCACCAAGTTCTCGCCCACGCACTGTCAGATCGCCTCGGGGTGCCTTAGCGGACGCGTCGCCCTCTACCAGCCAAAGTTCTAG